Below is a genomic region from Candidatus Desulfarcum epimagneticum.
CCGCTTACAGTCTCAGGAAAAAACTGATCGGGCTACGCAAAAAAGCCGGAATCACCCAAAAAGAGCTTGCCGACAGGTTGTCCACTCAAAAAAGCAATATTTCTCGTCTTGAAAATGTAAACTCAAAAATATCGCCCAAATTATCCACAATAGAAGAGTACGCCAAAGCGGTGGGTTTCAAATTGGAAATTCAT
It encodes:
- a CDS encoding Transcriptional regulator translates to MTRPTFSDFKKKALKDPETKAEYESLSAAYSLRKKLIGLRKKAGITQKELADRLSTQKSNISRLENVNSKISPKLSTIEEYAKAVGFKLEIHFVPRESSSDERVNSF